A window of the Dickeya dianthicola NCPPB 453 genome harbors these coding sequences:
- a CDS encoding tetratricopeptide repeat protein, translating to MAITIRRVIRPTILLLSGLLTVNIGHAGEMSMDIHRQWSVCQYKTPASRKEACFAALSQQAQEQAESHPARADYLIWSAMVDSSWAGVKDGMEALNLAGQAKSTLEKAIALDPHALNGAAYTILGVLYYQVPGWPLGFGDDKKAEQYLKTALKINPANIDANFFYGDFLLKAGRKSEARQYLTAALAAPPRPGREIADLGRRAETENALAQLKY from the coding sequence ATGGCCATCACAATACGCAGGGTTATCCGACCGACAATACTGCTGCTCAGTGGGCTACTGACGGTAAACATCGGTCATGCCGGCGAGATGTCGATGGATATCCATCGGCAATGGTCAGTCTGCCAGTACAAGACGCCGGCGTCCCGTAAAGAGGCGTGTTTCGCCGCATTGAGCCAGCAGGCGCAGGAACAGGCGGAAAGCCACCCTGCCCGCGCGGATTATCTCATCTGGTCGGCAATGGTCGACAGCAGCTGGGCTGGCGTCAAAGACGGCATGGAGGCGCTCAATCTGGCCGGACAGGCCAAAAGTACGCTGGAAAAGGCCATCGCCCTTGACCCGCATGCGCTGAACGGCGCGGCTTACACCATCCTTGGCGTGCTCTATTATCAGGTGCCGGGCTGGCCGCTGGGGTTTGGCGATGACAAAAAAGCGGAGCAGTACCTGAAAACTGCGCTGAAAATAAACCCTGCCAACATCGACGCCAACTTCTTTTACGGCGACTTTTTGCTGAAAGCGGGACGCAAGAGCGAAGCCAGGCAATACCTGACCGCTGCACTGGCTGCCCCGCCTCGCCCGGGACGCGAAATCGCCGATCTGGGCCGCCGCGCGGAAACCGAAAACGCGTTGGCGCAACTGAAATATTAA
- a CDS encoding SDR family oxidoreductase, whose product MKLKDKRILLTGASSRTGQELALSLATRGARLYLVGRNEKALLALQNRLPDASHHNILLADLCDEQDRDALAECFPENVRLDVLINNTDTSPFGLFEEQSHDVIRRQFALNTEAPILLTHSLLDCISTPGIIMNIGSTLDGIGYPGYSVYCASKFALRGFSEALHRELSSKGIKVLHLAPRAIDTGRNAPKSNALTQALGYRSDNPTWVADQVINALEQETVRRWLGWPEKLFVRLNALVPAVVDIAIRRQLAAIQRYAKAQKK is encoded by the coding sequence ATGAAGCTAAAAGATAAACGTATTCTTCTGACCGGCGCCAGCAGCCGCACCGGACAGGAACTGGCATTATCGCTGGCCACCAGAGGCGCCAGGCTGTATCTGGTCGGTCGCAATGAAAAGGCGCTGCTGGCGTTACAGAATCGGTTACCTGACGCCAGCCATCACAATATTTTGCTGGCGGACCTCTGCGACGAACAGGATCGCGACGCGCTGGCGGAGTGTTTCCCGGAAAACGTCAGGCTGGACGTGCTGATTAACAACACAGACACATCGCCCTTCGGCCTGTTTGAAGAGCAGAGCCACGACGTCATCCGTCGGCAGTTCGCCCTTAATACCGAGGCGCCGATACTGCTGACCCACTCCTTGCTCGACTGCATCAGCACGCCCGGCATCATCATGAATATCGGCTCCACCCTGGACGGAATCGGCTACCCAGGATACAGCGTATATTGCGCCAGCAAATTTGCCTTGCGCGGATTCAGCGAAGCGCTGCATCGCGAATTGTCATCTAAAGGGATTAAAGTACTGCATCTGGCTCCCAGAGCCATCGACACCGGACGTAACGCCCCGAAGAGCAATGCTCTGACCCAGGCGCTGGGCTACCGCAGCGACAACCCAACCTGGGTGGCGGATCAGGTGATCAACGCACTAGAACAGGAAACCGTGCGCCGTTGGCTGGGTTGGCCGGAAAAACTGTTCGTACGGCTTAATGCGCTGGTGCCCGCCGTGGTGGATATTGCCATCCGCCGTCAGCTTGCCGCTATCCAGCGTTATGCAAAGGCGCAGAAAAAATAG
- a CDS encoding iron-containing redox enzyme family protein: MSFYQQLQSATSTSQQLMMSAPVIDACRQGTISGDMYIAFLTQAYYHVSYTVPLLMAASGRLPRHQAWVREAIAEYIDAEYDHKASILHTLHACGGGAETLNQNASAQWIELMAAYLYDQIQRDNPMSIFGLIHVLESIQTTIAPDMVRQIEAEQDLPVSGLQAQDSADKTDPNVFAALMDNIRDSADQTAIIHAAHVVYRLYGDMLHSLTEH; the protein is encoded by the coding sequence ATGAGTTTCTACCAGCAACTGCAATCCGCAACATCAACATCGCAACAACTGATGATGTCCGCTCCGGTCATTGACGCCTGCCGTCAGGGAACCATCAGCGGGGATATGTACATCGCTTTTCTGACGCAGGCCTATTACCACGTCAGTTATACCGTACCGCTGCTGATGGCGGCGAGCGGTCGTCTTCCCCGGCATCAGGCGTGGGTGCGTGAGGCCATTGCGGAGTACATTGACGCCGAGTACGACCACAAGGCCTCGATTCTCCACACGCTTCACGCCTGCGGCGGCGGAGCGGAAACCCTGAACCAGAACGCCTCCGCTCAGTGGATTGAACTGATGGCGGCGTACCTCTATGACCAGATCCAGCGCGACAACCCGATGAGCATCTTCGGCCTGATACACGTACTGGAAAGTATTCAGACCACTATCGCGCCCGATATGGTCAGGCAGATAGAAGCGGAACAAGATCTGCCTGTCAGCGGCCTGCAAGCGCAGGATTCGGCGGATAAGACAGACCCGAACGTCTTCGCCGCGCTGATGGACAACATTCGCGACTCCGCCGATCAGACCGCGATTATCCATGCCGCTCACGTGGTTTATCGGCTGTATGGCGATATGCTGCACAGTCTCACGGAGCACTAA
- a CDS encoding LysR family transcriptional regulator, which produces MDRLATLETFICVYECGSFSAASRRLGIGQPAISKAIMQLEQQLAVKLLLRSTRGLTASEAGQRFYGQVAPALQQLHEAQDGVRGGNGELSGYLRVSAPVTFARLHVLPRLHVFMSQHPQLKVDIILDDRPVDLIAEGIDVALRLGEMNDSGLTARKIGSAPMRLLATPAYFAARGTPASPEALEDHDAVIYLQTDAPGNELFRRDDRQCRVTLSGRIRISAAEGVREAVLAGNGLTVASAWMFAPELASGAVVTALTDWHIGVMDLWAVYPGGRLTSARARAFTEFVAQHLSTPA; this is translated from the coding sequence ATGGATCGTCTGGCAACGCTGGAAACGTTTATCTGTGTTTATGAGTGCGGGTCCTTTTCCGCTGCGTCGCGTCGTCTGGGCATCGGGCAGCCGGCTATCTCCAAAGCCATCATGCAGCTTGAGCAGCAACTGGCGGTCAAACTGTTGCTGCGTTCCACCCGTGGGTTGACGGCCAGCGAAGCCGGGCAGCGGTTTTACGGGCAGGTCGCCCCGGCGTTGCAACAGCTGCACGAGGCGCAGGACGGGGTGCGCGGCGGCAACGGCGAGCTGAGCGGCTATTTGCGGGTGTCGGCGCCGGTGACCTTCGCCCGGCTGCATGTGCTGCCCCGTTTGCATGTGTTTATGTCGCAGCATCCGCAACTGAAGGTGGACATCATTCTGGATGACCGCCCGGTGGATCTGATCGCCGAAGGCATTGATGTGGCGTTGCGGCTGGGCGAAATGAACGACTCCGGGTTGACCGCCCGGAAGATAGGCTCGGCGCCGATGCGGTTGCTGGCCACGCCGGCGTATTTCGCCGCCCGCGGCACGCCGGCCTCGCCCGAGGCGTTGGAGGACCATGACGCGGTGATCTACCTGCAAACCGATGCGCCGGGCAACGAGTTGTTTCGTCGGGATGACCGGCAGTGCCGGGTCACGCTGTCGGGGCGTATCCGCATCAGTGCGGCGGAAGGGGTACGGGAAGCGGTGCTGGCGGGCAACGGCCTGACGGTGGCGTCGGCGTGGATGTTTGCGCCGGAGCTGGCAAGCGGCGCGGTGGTGACGGCGCTGACCGACTGGCATATCGGCGTGATGGATCTGTGGGCGGTTTACCCTGGCGGCCGGTTAACGTCGGCCCGCGCCCGGGCGTTTACTGAATTTGTGGCTCAGCACTTGTCTACGCCCGCCTGA
- a CDS encoding MFS transporter, with translation MSTLSCRDDTVRTGKPLIFSMAAASGVAVANIYYNQPMLGLMTASFPGNGATSMIPTATQLGYALGLLMLVPLGDKFERRRLIVWQFLLLALASVLAALAPSATVLLAASVLIGVGATVAQQIVPVAATVAGEGQRGAVVGTVMSGLLSGILLSRTLAGLVAEAAGWRAMFWLSVPLALAGAVLMGRMLPTLPPSSTLSWRSLMRSLLTLWRAEPALRRATWIQGVLFASFSAFWSILALYLASGSHPLGAAAAGLFGVIGVAGVTAAPVAGRLADRIGSRPVILLGALLTLLAWGVFGLWGAVAGLIIGVILLDLGVQSALIAHQHVIYGLQPAARGRINTLFMGGMFLGGALGSSGAMAAWQAGGWMPVTLFAGGVTLLALLAASRR, from the coding sequence ATGAGCACATTATCTTGTCGCGATGACACCGTACGGACGGGTAAACCGCTGATTTTTAGCATGGCGGCGGCCAGCGGTGTGGCAGTCGCCAATATCTATTACAACCAGCCGATGCTCGGCTTGATGACCGCCAGTTTTCCCGGCAACGGCGCGACGTCGATGATCCCCACCGCCACTCAGCTCGGTTATGCACTGGGATTGCTGATGCTGGTGCCGCTGGGCGACAAGTTCGAGCGGCGGCGGCTGATCGTCTGGCAATTTTTGTTGCTGGCGCTGGCCTCGGTATTGGCGGCGCTGGCGCCGTCGGCGACGGTGCTGCTGGCGGCGTCGGTATTGATTGGCGTCGGTGCGACCGTGGCGCAGCAGATTGTGCCGGTCGCGGCGACGGTGGCGGGCGAAGGCCAGCGCGGCGCGGTGGTCGGCACCGTGATGAGCGGGCTGCTGAGCGGCATTCTGCTCAGCCGGACCTTGGCCGGACTGGTGGCGGAAGCCGCCGGCTGGCGCGCCATGTTTTGGCTGAGCGTGCCGCTGGCGCTGGCGGGCGCGGTGTTGATGGGGCGGATGCTGCCTACGTTGCCGCCGTCATCGACGCTGTCCTGGCGTTCGCTGATGCGTTCACTGCTGACGCTGTGGCGCGCGGAGCCGGCGTTGCGTCGCGCCACCTGGATTCAGGGTGTACTGTTCGCGTCGTTTAGCGCATTTTGGAGCATTCTGGCGCTGTACCTCGCCAGCGGCAGTCATCCGTTGGGAGCGGCGGCGGCCGGTCTGTTCGGCGTGATTGGCGTGGCGGGCGTTACCGCGGCGCCGGTGGCCGGACGCCTGGCGGATCGCATCGGCAGCCGACCGGTGATTCTGCTGGGGGCATTGCTCACGTTGCTGGCGTGGGGCGTATTCGGTCTGTGGGGCGCGGTGGCGGGCTTGATTATCGGGGTGATACTGCTGGATCTCGGGGTGCAGAGCGCGTTGATCGCTCACCAGCATGTGATTTACGGGCTGCAACCGGCGGCGCGCGGGCGCATCAATACGCTGTTCATGGGCGGTATGTTCCTCGGCGGGGCGCTGGGTTCCAGCGGCGCAATGGCGGCCTGGCAGGCGGGCGGCTGGATGCCGGTAACGCTGTTCGCCGGCGGCGTGACCCTGCTGGCGCTGCTGGCGGCCAGCCGCCGCTAG
- a CDS encoding histidine-type phosphatase, translated as MLFTRKTVVGLLLSALPWLGAQAETAPSGWALEKVVEISRHGVRPPTEGNVKTIQEGTGRNWPTWLTHYGELTGHGYAAAVLKGQYEGQYLRQHGLLSQNCPAPDDVFVWASPLQRTQETAMALMDGVFPGCGVVIRGPESEDNDPLFHAETAGMRVDQAQVKADLQKAMQGKSAAQIQAEWQPAIDRLKQAVCLPDKPCPAFSAKWELKEGKKGNLSLHGPEALANMAETIRLAYSNNNPLGQVAFGNATTAAAVGALMPLLTANYDFTNDLPYLAQRGGSILMNQIVLALNLEHQPDAPPDAKWLLYVAHDTNIAKLRAMLGFTWQMGDYPRGNIPPAGSLIFERWRNAQSGQRFVRIYFQAQSLDQIRGLTTLDDDHPPLRSEFSMNGCQKTAVGTLCPYDAVMKHLNGTVDRTALLPVRYTL; from the coding sequence ATGTTATTCACACGCAAGACCGTCGTTGGGCTGTTGCTGTCGGCGTTACCCTGGTTGGGCGCGCAGGCGGAAACCGCTCCGTCAGGCTGGGCACTGGAAAAAGTGGTGGAAATAAGCCGCCACGGCGTTCGCCCGCCGACCGAAGGCAACGTCAAAACCATTCAGGAAGGCACCGGGCGCAACTGGCCGACCTGGCTGACCCACTACGGCGAGCTGACCGGTCACGGTTATGCGGCGGCGGTGTTAAAGGGGCAGTACGAAGGCCAGTACCTGCGCCAGCACGGGCTGCTTAGCCAGAATTGCCCGGCGCCCGACGACGTGTTTGTCTGGGCCAGCCCGCTGCAACGCACGCAGGAAACCGCAATGGCGCTGATGGATGGCGTATTCCCCGGCTGCGGCGTGGTAATTCGCGGTCCGGAGAGTGAAGACAACGACCCGCTGTTCCATGCCGAAACCGCCGGCATGCGGGTGGATCAGGCACAAGTGAAGGCCGACCTGCAAAAAGCGATGCAGGGCAAAAGCGCCGCACAGATTCAGGCGGAGTGGCAACCGGCGATCGATCGCCTGAAACAGGCGGTCTGCCTGCCGGATAAACCCTGCCCGGCGTTCAGCGCCAAATGGGAACTGAAAGAGGGCAAAAAAGGGAACCTCTCGCTGCATGGACCGGAAGCGCTGGCCAACATGGCGGAAACCATCCGGCTGGCCTACAGCAATAACAACCCGCTCGGCCAGGTGGCGTTCGGCAATGCCACAACCGCTGCCGCGGTGGGCGCGCTGATGCCGCTGCTGACCGCCAACTACGACTTCACCAACGACTTGCCCTACCTGGCGCAGCGCGGCGGTTCGATACTGATGAATCAGATAGTCCTGGCGCTCAACCTGGAGCATCAACCGGACGCCCCGCCCGACGCCAAATGGCTGCTGTACGTGGCGCACGACACCAATATCGCCAAGCTGCGCGCCATGCTGGGCTTCACCTGGCAGATGGGCGACTACCCGCGCGGCAATATCCCGCCTGCGGGCAGCCTTATCTTCGAACGCTGGCGCAACGCGCAGTCCGGTCAACGCTTCGTGCGCATCTACTTCCAGGCGCAATCGCTGGACCAGATTCGCGGGCTGACTACGCTGGATGACGACCATCCGCCGCTGCGCAGCGAATTCTCGATGAACGGTTGCCAGAAAACCGCTGTCGGTACCCTGTGCCCGTACGATGCGGTAATGAAACACCTCAACGGCACGGTGGACCGCACCGCGCTGCTGCCGGTGCGCTACACGCTGTAA
- a CDS encoding carbohydrate ABC transporter permease, whose amino-acid sequence MRANKIPTLFNRGGLGGSGLIGVGFIAPLLIPLLLFWVIPFFCSLYISLTDWDYISPDYHLVGVDNYRDLLQSDDFFGALGNTLVFAVAVVLPVVALGLGFALLLHRRCRGQRCYQAMIFSPWITPTVAVSVVWSWVFDSRAGLANQLLGLFGVAGVPWLEQPGSAMLAVAAVTVWQGIGWTMMLFISALNRIPAELYDAARLDGGSRARRLLTITLPLISPTTFFLLVVNLVNAVQAFDQFQMLTQGGPGNSTRTLMYLFYQQAFQQFSMGPAAATAVMILLLAGSLSLVNTLMARRWVYF is encoded by the coding sequence ATGAGGGCCAATAAAATACCGACGCTATTTAACCGCGGTGGGCTTGGTGGCTCCGGGTTGATTGGCGTTGGGTTTATTGCCCCGTTGCTGATCCCGTTATTGTTATTCTGGGTGATTCCTTTCTTTTGCAGCCTCTATATCAGCCTCACCGACTGGGATTATATTTCGCCGGATTATCATCTCGTCGGTGTGGATAATTACCGCGATTTGCTGCAAAGCGACGATTTTTTCGGTGCGCTGGGGAACACGCTGGTGTTTGCCGTCGCGGTGGTGCTGCCGGTGGTAGCGCTGGGGCTGGGATTTGCGCTGTTGCTGCACCGTCGGTGTCGCGGGCAGCGCTGTTATCAGGCGATGATCTTTTCTCCGTGGATTACCCCGACGGTAGCGGTTTCCGTGGTGTGGTCATGGGTGTTCGACTCCCGCGCCGGGCTGGCGAATCAGCTGCTCGGGCTGTTCGGCGTGGCGGGCGTGCCCTGGCTGGAGCAGCCGGGCAGCGCCATGCTGGCGGTGGCGGCGGTCACGGTATGGCAGGGTATCGGTTGGACGATGATGTTGTTCATTAGCGCGCTCAACCGCATTCCCGCCGAGCTCTACGACGCCGCGCGGCTGGATGGCGGCAGCCGCGCCAGACGCCTGTTAACCATCACCTTGCCGCTGATTTCCCCCACCACCTTTTTCCTGTTGGTAGTCAATCTGGTGAATGCCGTTCAGGCGTTCGATCAATTTCAAATGCTGACGCAGGGCGGCCCCGGCAACAGCACCCGCACGCTGATGTACCTGTTTTACCAGCAGGCGTTTCAGCAGTTCAGCATGGGGCCGGCGGCGGCCACCGCGGTGATGATCCTGCTGCTGGCGGGCTCGCTGTCGCTGGTCAACACCCTGATGGCCCGCCGCTGGGTCTATTTTTAA
- a CDS encoding carbohydrate ABC transporter permease: MASSLIALAEPVVSAAARRPVFRGREVLKHLLLMVSGLLMVFPFVWMLSGALKTNDEIFRHPLQLLPSHPDFSSFATVWRETHFGLFMYNSLTVALLTSLLVVVNSVLFAYAIVQWRGKAGRLLYGVVMACYMLPGAVTYIPCYIILAKLHVLDTHIGLIFSNAVSAMGVFYLHQALKKIHPSLMEAARIDGAGEWALLRTIVLPQIKPVLATLFLLIFITHYNSYMWPSLVITSPSLNLISIGIRQYFISGGDYGFNWSNIMAASAIVVMPMLFLFLLCQRMILSGFSDNGVKE, from the coding sequence ATGGCGTCGTCGCTGATCGCACTGGCCGAACCGGTTGTTTCCGCCGCCGCCCGTCGCCCGGTCTTTCGCGGGCGGGAGGTGCTGAAACATCTGCTCTTGATGGTGTCCGGTCTGCTGATGGTGTTCCCGTTTGTGTGGATGCTGTCCGGCGCGTTGAAGACCAATGACGAAATTTTCCGCCATCCGCTGCAACTGTTGCCGTCGCATCCCGATTTTTCTTCGTTCGCTACGGTATGGCGCGAGACGCATTTCGGGCTATTCATGTACAACAGCCTGACGGTGGCGCTGCTGACGTCGCTGCTGGTGGTGGTCAACAGCGTGCTGTTTGCCTACGCCATTGTTCAATGGCGCGGTAAAGCCGGCCGTTTGTTGTATGGCGTAGTGATGGCCTGTTATATGTTGCCCGGCGCGGTGACCTATATTCCCTGTTACATCATTCTGGCTAAATTGCATGTGCTGGATACCCATATCGGCCTGATTTTTTCCAACGCGGTCAGTGCGATGGGGGTGTTTTATTTACATCAGGCGCTGAAGAAAATTCACCCGTCATTAATGGAAGCGGCGCGTATTGACGGCGCCGGAGAATGGGCGTTGCTGCGTACCATTGTGCTGCCGCAAATAAAGCCGGTGCTGGCTACGCTGTTCCTGCTTATTTTCATCACCCATTACAACAGCTACATGTGGCCCAGCCTGGTGATTACTTCGCCGTCGCTGAATTTAATTTCGATTGGTATCCGGCAGTATTTTATTTCCGGGGGAGATTACGGCTTTAACTGGTCGAATATCATGGCGGCCAGCGCCATTGTCGTGATGCCGATGCTGTTTTTATTCCTGTTGTGCCAACGAATGATCCTGTCCGGCTTTTCCGATAATGGAGTGAAAGAATAA
- a CDS encoding extracellular solute-binding protein: protein MMTVRKGWRCVGGALCALLLTAQAQAATEVNFWYSGGTKPQKMMLTLIDEFNRSQDQFVVKGALQGNYDETWQKMQAGMAAKNAPAFALLTASQGTALAERNLLRDLRPYMDSRFRFTDFVGAFRRQVTRPDGSVYGLPAYGTTQVLYYNKAVLAQHGFTPDDLTTWQKLAKVATAVTQKDADGNTQYYGWEPMWGPGNLIDAALSNGGRILSEDGKKVLIDSPAWVAVWDSFRRWIHEERIMRIYHGGQGWEYWYKTIDDVMKDRALGYTGSSGDQGDLDFQRLAALPQPGWGSNPAAPQAGALIFVMPVGTPEAAAKGAFAFMRFYTSAANTARWSMFTGYIPVRESVLQDADYQKYVAANPQAAVPVQQAKSASMDFIDPTKGKILDALTVAADQVEIENKPAQQVLTEAARKAQKALDRINE, encoded by the coding sequence ATGATGACCGTACGCAAAGGGTGGCGCTGTGTAGGCGGCGCGCTGTGTGCGCTGCTGTTGACCGCGCAGGCGCAGGCCGCTACCGAGGTGAATTTCTGGTATTCCGGCGGCACCAAACCGCAAAAGATGATGCTGACGCTGATCGACGAATTTAACCGTAGTCAGGATCAATTCGTGGTGAAAGGCGCGTTGCAGGGCAATTACGATGAGACCTGGCAGAAAATGCAGGCCGGCATGGCGGCGAAAAACGCCCCGGCGTTCGCGCTGTTGACCGCTTCGCAGGGAACGGCGCTGGCGGAGCGCAACTTGCTGCGCGATTTGCGGCCCTACATGGATAGTCGTTTCCGTTTCACCGATTTTGTCGGCGCATTCCGCCGTCAGGTCACCCGGCCGGACGGCAGTGTTTACGGTCTGCCCGCCTACGGCACCACGCAGGTGCTGTACTACAACAAAGCGGTGCTGGCGCAGCACGGCTTTACGCCGGATGACCTGACAACCTGGCAGAAGCTGGCGAAAGTGGCGACGGCGGTCACCCAAAAAGACGCCGACGGCAACACCCAGTATTACGGCTGGGAGCCGATGTGGGGGCCGGGCAACCTGATTGACGCGGCGCTGTCCAACGGCGGTCGCATTCTCAGCGAAGACGGCAAAAAGGTGCTGATCGATTCGCCGGCGTGGGTGGCGGTCTGGGACAGCTTCCGCCGCTGGATTCATGAAGAGCGCATCATGCGTATCTACCACGGCGGTCAGGGCTGGGAATACTGGTATAAAACCATTGATGACGTGATGAAAGACCGGGCGCTGGGGTATACCGGTTCGTCCGGCGATCAGGGCGATCTCGACTTCCAGCGGCTGGCGGCGTTGCCTCAGCCGGGCTGGGGGAGTAATCCGGCGGCGCCGCAGGCGGGCGCGCTGATTTTCGTGATGCCCGTCGGCACGCCGGAAGCGGCGGCGAAGGGCGCCTTTGCCTTTATGCGTTTCTACACCAGCGCGGCCAATACTGCGCGCTGGTCGATGTTCACGGGCTATATTCCGGTGCGTGAAAGCGTATTGCAGGACGCGGACTACCAGAAATACGTCGCCGCCAACCCGCAGGCTGCCGTGCCGGTGCAGCAGGCGAAATCCGCCAGTATGGATTTTATCGATCCGACCAAAGGCAAGATTCTGGATGCGCTGACCGTGGCCGCCGATCAGGTGGAAATCGAAAACAAACCGGCGCAGCAGGTATTGACCGAGGCGGCCCGCAAAGCGCAGAAAGCGCTGGACCGCATCAATGAATAA
- a CDS encoding CehA/McbA family metallohydrolase → MNKPELMNKPELTLSGCLTTGRGQVEFTVPQGVDCLTLTAHNRNKSYLYAFVYDACRQLRANLLIEPAAKSVTIAAQRALPLGGIPGPLPPGAWRLALCSIPAQAHHPTQADYQITVAFDPPLPPPDEMLLTVALRGDHQVCFDYSACLEPASRWYRGDLHAHTRLSDGHNGLAAAVTLAQEHRLDFLFLTEHNLCHPALPAGGRTLFLPALEVTTDIGHFNVHGPRRVLTPEDGDMAPETLIRQGLSLNVTGDGNISINHPMMPPWHWQYAAMPLARINTLEVCCDPSWPTSAAATERALQLLCTLWNGGWRIAAVGGSDCHLRPDERYDGATQPSVYGDPTTLVFAHGLSGDAILHGLRQGRVYIDRQCGLRFRFDDGEVLPGQNVGARTVQATLAVENDRPGYVAECVAGGTVISRHALGRDEVSVALPLASWPWCRIDIRAPDGGFAGLINPLYNGTHPIFSCQTFTTWGEAVARLPK, encoded by the coding sequence ATGAATAAGCCGGAGCTAATGAATAAGCCGGAGCTGACGCTTAGCGGTTGCCTGACGACGGGGCGCGGGCAGGTGGAGTTTACCGTGCCGCAGGGGGTCGACTGCCTGACCCTGACCGCGCACAACCGCAACAAAAGCTACCTGTACGCGTTTGTCTACGACGCCTGCCGGCAACTGCGCGCCAACCTGCTGATTGAGCCGGCCGCCAAGTCGGTGACCATCGCCGCGCAGCGGGCGTTGCCGTTGGGCGGCATACCGGGGCCGCTGCCGCCGGGGGCGTGGCGGCTGGCGCTGTGCAGCATTCCGGCTCAGGCACATCATCCGACGCAGGCGGATTACCAGATAACGGTGGCGTTCGATCCGCCGTTGCCGCCGCCGGACGAGATGCTACTGACGGTGGCGCTGCGCGGCGACCATCAGGTGTGCTTTGACTATTCCGCCTGTCTCGAACCGGCGTCCCGCTGGTATCGCGGCGATTTGCACGCCCACACCCGGCTGTCGGACGGACACAACGGCCTGGCGGCGGCGGTGACGCTGGCGCAAGAGCATCGGCTCGATTTTCTGTTCCTGACCGAACATAACCTGTGCCACCCGGCGCTGCCGGCTGGAGGCCGTACCCTGTTCCTGCCTGCGCTGGAGGTGACCACCGATATCGGCCATTTCAATGTGCATGGTCCGCGCCGGGTGCTGACGCCGGAAGACGGCGACATGGCGCCGGAAACGCTGATCCGCCAGGGGCTGTCGCTGAATGTGACGGGCGACGGCAACATCAGCATCAACCATCCGATGATGCCGCCGTGGCACTGGCAGTATGCGGCGATGCCGCTGGCGCGCATCAACACGCTGGAAGTGTGCTGCGACCCGAGCTGGCCGACGTCGGCCGCCGCCACCGAGCGGGCGTTGCAGTTGCTGTGTACGTTGTGGAACGGCGGCTGGCGCATCGCCGCCGTCGGCGGCAGCGATTGCCATCTGCGCCCGGACGAACGCTATGACGGCGCGACCCAGCCTTCGGTGTACGGCGACCCGACGACGCTGGTGTTTGCCCACGGCCTGAGCGGCGACGCCATTCTGCATGGCTTGCGGCAAGGCCGGGTGTATATCGACCGGCAGTGCGGCCTGCGCTTCCGGTTTGACGACGGCGAGGTGCTGCCGGGGCAGAATGTCGGCGCGCGCACGGTTCAGGCGACCCTCGCCGTCGAAAACGATCGGCCGGGCTATGTGGCGGAATGCGTAGCGGGCGGCACGGTGATTTCTCGCCATGCGCTGGGGCGCGACGAGGTGAGCGTTGCGCTGCCGTTGGCGAGCTGGCCGTGGTGCCGCATTGATATCCGCGCGCCGGACGGCGGCTTTGCCGGGCTGATCAACCCGCTGTATAACGGCACTCACCCGATATTTTCCTGCCAGACCTTCACCACCTGGGGTGAAGCGGTGGCGCGTCTGCCGAAATAA